The Pseudomonas sp. IAC-BECa141 genome contains the following window.
CTTCGATGCGCCGTGGTTTCCGGTCTATCTGTTCGTGATTTACCTGTTCAACGTCTGGCTCGGCGTGCTGGCCACGGCGGGGGCGCTGCTGCTGATCGCGCTGGCGTGCCTGAACGAATACATGACCAAAAAGCCGCTGGGCGAAGCTGCCGGTTACTCGCAGAAATCCAGCCAGTTGGCCACCAGCCATCTGCACAACGCTGAAACCATTCAAGCCATGGGCATGCTCGGCGCCTTGCGCAAGCGTTGGTTCCAGGTGCATTCGCGCTTCCTTGGCCTGCAAAACCAGGCCAGCGACACTGGCGCAGTCATCAGCTCATTGAGCAAGACCTTGCGTCTGTGCCTGCAATCGCTGGTGCTGGGCCTCGGCGCATTGCTGGTGATCAAGGGCGACATGACCGCCGGCATGATGATCGCCGGCTCCATCCTGATGGGCCGGGTACTGAGCCCGATCGACCAGTTGATCGCCGTATGGAAACAGTGGAGCGGGGCGAAGCTGGCTTACCGCCGCCTCGATGCGCTGCTGCAAGCCTTCCCGCCGAGCGATGACGCCATGGCGCTGCCGGCACCGAAAGGCCAGATCACCTTCGAACAAGTCAGCGCCGGTCCTCCGGGACAGCGTGCCGCGACCCTGCACATGGTCAATTTCAACCTGGCGGCCGGTGAAGTGCTGGGCGTGCTCGGTGCCTCCGGCTCAGGCAAATCGACCCTGGCACGGGTGCTGGTCGGCGTATGGCCGGCCCTCGGCGGCACAGTGCGCCTGGACGGCGCCGACATCCATCGCTGGAACCGCGATCAGCTCGGCCCATATATCGGCTATCTGCCGCAAGACATCGAATTGTTCAGCGGCAGCATCGCCGAGAACATCGCCCGCTTCAGTGAAGCTGATCCGCAAAAGGTCGTGGCGGCCGCGCAACAGGCCGGCGTACACGAACTGATCCTGCGCATGCCGCAAGGCTACGACACGCAACTGGGCGAGGACGGCAGCGGTTTGTCCGGCGGCCAGAAACAGCGCGTGGCACTGGCCCGTGCGCTATACGGCAACCCGAGCCTGGTGGTGCTGGACGAGCCGAACTCCAACCTCGACACCGTCGGCGAAGCCGCATTGTCCAGCGCGATCGTGCAACTCAAGGCCCAAGGCACCACCGTGGTGCTGGTGACTCACCGTTCTTCGGTACTGGCCCAGGCCGACAAGCTGTTGGTGCTCAACGACGGTCGCCTGCAAGCCTTCGGCCCGAGCCACGATGTGCTCAAAGCGTTGTCCGGCAATCCGCCCGGCAACTCGCCACAACAAAGCGAAAAACCTGCACAGGCACCGGCCGGGCTCAGCATGAGCCGACAGTATCAGCCGACGACAAGGAATTCGGGTGTATGAGCAGCGCGAACATGAACACGCAAAACGAAGTGACGATGGAGCACGCGTACATCACCGAGCGGCCGGAGCGCGATGCGAAGTTCTTCGCCCGCATGGGCTGGATTCTGGCACTGGTCGGCGCCGGCAGTTTCTTTACCTGGGCGGCGTTGGCGCCACTGGATCAAGGCATTCCGGTGCAAGGCACCGTGGTGGTGTCGGGCAAGCGCAAAGCAGTGCAGTCGATGAGCAGCGGCGTGGTCAGCCGGATTCTGGTACGCGAAGGCGAGATCGTGAAGCAGGGCCAGCCGCTGTTTCGCCTCGACCAGACCCAGGTCGCCGCCGACGTGCAGTCGTTGCAGGCGCAATACCGCATGGCCTGGGCCAGCCTGGCGCGCTGGCAGGCCGAGCGTGACAACCTCAAGCAAGTGACCTTTCCGGCAGAACTGAGCGACAACGCCGATCCGCGCCTGGCACTGGTGCTCGAAGGTCAACGGCAACTGTTCAGCAGCCGTCGCGAAGCGTTCGCCCGTGAGCAGGCCGCTCTACGCGCCAGTATTGAAGGCGCCACTGCACAACTGGCGGGCATGCGTCGCGCCCGTACTGATCTCAACGCCCAGGCCGACTCGCTGCAACAACAGTTGAGCAACCTGCAACCGCTGGCAGACAACGGCTACATCCCGCGTAACCGCTTGATGGAATACCAGCGCCAACTGTCGCAGGTGCAGCAGCAACTGGCCGAGAACACTGGCGAAAGTGGCCGGGTGGAGCAGGGCATCCTTGAATCGCGATTGAAACTGCAACAGCACGGCGAGGAATACCAGAAGGAAGTCCGCACCCAACTGGCCGACGCGCAACTGAAAAGCGTCACGCTGTCCGAGCAACTGACCTCCGCCGGTTTCGACCTGCAACACAGCGAAATCCTCGCCACCGCTGACGGCGTGGCGGTCAACCTCGGCGTGCACACCGAAGGCGCCGTGGTGCGTCAGGGCGAGACCCTGCTGGAAATTGTCCCGCAAGGCACGCGCCTGGAAGTCGAGGGGCACCTGCCGATCAACCTGATCGACAAGGTCGGCACCCACCTGCCGGTCGACATCCTGTTCACCGCGTTCAACCAGAGCAAGACGCCACGAGTGCCCGGCGAAGTCAGCCTGATTTCCGCCGACCAGATGGTCGACGAGAAAACCGGTGTGCCGTACTACGTGTTGCGCAGCAGCGTCAGCGATCAGGCCATGGAGAAACTCAACGGTCTGGTGATCAAGCCCGGCATGCCGGCGGAAATGTTCGTGCGCACTGGCGAACGTTCACTCCTCAACTACCTGTTCAAGCCGCTGCTCGACCGCGCCGGTTCCGCGTTGACCGAAGAATAAGGATGTTCGGCTGTATGAATAAGCTTTCCATGCTGGCGGCAGCGTTCGCGCTGCTCGCGGGCAACAGCGCAGTGGCGGCCATGGGGCCGTTCGAAATCTACGAACAGGCGTTGCGCAATGACCCGGTGTTCCTCGGGGCGATCAAGGAACGCGACGCAGGCCTCGAAAACCGTGCCATCGGCCGCGCCGGCCTGTTGCCGAAACTGGGTTACAACTACAACAAGGGTCGCAACTCGTCCAAGGCCACGTCCCTCGACGAACGCGCGCGCAACCGCACCGATGACCGCAACTACAGCAGTTACGGCTCGAGCCTGACCCTGCAGCAGCCGTTGCTCGACTACGAAGCCTACGCGGCGTATCGCAAGGGCGTGGCCCAGTCGCTGTTTGCCGATGAGAACTTTCGCGGCAAGAGCCAGGAACTGCTGGTTCGCGTACTGGATAACTACACCAAGGCCTTGTTTGCCCAGGATCAGATCGACATCGCGCAGGCCAAGAAGAAGGCGTACGAGCAGCAGTTCCAGCAAAACGAGCACATGTTCAAGCAGGGCGAGGGCACCCGCACCGACATCCTCGAAGCCGAGTCGCGTTACGAACTGGCGACCGCCGAGGAAATCGAGGCGCGCAACGAGCAGGACGCCGCGTTGCGGGAACTGGGCGCACTCGTCGGGGTGCCGGCGGTGGACATCAGTGATCTGGCGCCGCTGGATCAGAACTTCCAGACCTTCGCCCTGATGCCAGCCAACTACGACACCTGGCACGAACTGGCGATCAGCAACAACCCGAACCTTGCGTCCCAGCGTCAGGCCGTGGAAGTGGCGCGTTACGAAGTCGAGCGCAATCGCGCCGGGCATCTGCCGAAAGTCAGTGCCTACGCCACGATGCGCCAGAACGAGTCGGAAAGCGGCAACACCTATAACCAGCGTTACGAAACCAACACCATCGGTTTCGAAGTCAGCGTGCCGTTGTATGCCGGCGGCGGGGTATCAGCCTCGACCCGTCAGGCCAGCCGCACCATGGAGCAGGCCGAGTACGAACTGGACGGCAAGACCCGCGAGACGCTGATCGAATTGCGCCGCCAGTTCAGTGCCTGCCTTTCCGGAGTCAGCAAATTGCGCGCCTATCAAAAGGCCCTGACCTCGGCCGAAGCGCTGGTGGTGTCGACCAGGCAAAGCATTCTCGGCGGCGAGCGGACCAACCTCGACGCGCTGAACGCCGAGCAACAACTGTTTACCACCCGCCGCGACCTGGCCCAGGCACGCTATGACTACCTCATGGCCTGGACCAAATTGCATTACTACGCGGGCACCTTGAGCGAACAGGATCTGGCGCGGGTGGATGAGGCCTTCGGACAAGGCCCACGAACACAATGACGCTGTAGCGTTTACGCAAAAGCTTCAACCCAAAACAACAAAAAGAGTGGTGAACATGGACGTACGCATCAAGCCGATTTCGGTCGGCACCCTGCTGCTTGTGATTTCTGCAAACCCGGCCCAGGCTCAATACCTCGACGCCGGCAAACCCGGCGATCCCGCCAGTTGGCGCAGCGCCGAATTTCTGCGTGACTGGGGCCTGGGCCGGATGCAGGCCGATCAGGCCTACGCCGTCGGCATTACCGGCAAGGGCGTGAAGATCGGCGCGCTGGACTCCGGTTTCGACGCCGCCCATCCCGAATTCGCCAGCGACCGTTATCACCCGGTGCTGGCCAGCGGCAGCTACCTTGACGGCTCGCTGTTCAACGTCAACGGCACCCTCAACCCGAACAACGACTCCCACGGCACCCACGTGGTCGGCACCATGGGCGCGTCCCGCGATGGCACCGGCATGCATGGCGTGGCGTACAACGCGCAAATCTACGTCGGCAACACCAACAAGAACGACAGTTTTCTGTTCGGCCCCAATCCTGATCCGCGCTACTTCAAAGCGGTGTACGACGCCCTGGCCGATGCCGGCGTGCGGGCGATCAACAACAGTTGGGGCAGCCAGCCGCCGGATGTCAGCTACCGAACCCTCGCGGACCTGCACGCCGCGTACGCCCAGCACTGGAACAAAGGCACCTGGCTCGATGCGGCGGCGGACGTTTCCCGTCGCGGCGTGATCAACGTGTTCAGCGCCGGCAACAGTGGCTATCCGAACGCCAGCGTCCGCTCGGCGCTGCCGTACTTTCAGCCGGATCTGGAAGGCCACTGGCTGGCAGTCTCGGGACTCGATCAAAGCAATCAGCAGAAGTACAACCAGTGCGGGATCGCCAAGTATTGGTGCATCACCACGCCGGGGGCGAAAATCGACAGCACCATTCCCGACGGCGGTTATGCGATCAAGTCCGGCACGTCGATGGCCGCGCCGCATGCCACCGGGGCGCTGGCGCTGGTGATGGAACGTTATCCGTACATGAATAATCAGCAGGCGCTCGAAGTGCTGCTGACTACCGCCACCCAACTCGACGGTTCGGTGACCGACGCGCCCACCGAGCGAGTCGGCTGGGGCGTGGCCAACCTGTACCGGGCGATGCGCGGGCCAGGGCAGTTGCTTGGGGCGTTCGACGCTAATCTGGCGGCCGGGCAGAGCGATGTCTGGAGCAACGACATCAGCGACAAAGCACTGATCCAGCGCCAGAGCGAAGACCTCGCCGAGCACAGTGCCTGGCAGCAGACACTGCAAAGCAAAGGCTGGCAGAACGGCCTGCCGGCAGGGGCCACTCAGCAGGATCAGACCGATTACGCCGTGGGCATGGCCCATGATGCAGCGGCTTCCACTCGGGTTTATCAAGGCAGTTTGATCAAGTCCGGCGACGGGCGACTGATTCTGACCGGTAACAACAGCTATCGCGGGCCGACCACGGTCAATGGCGGCCTGCTGACGGTGAACGGTTCGCTGACCTCGGCCGTGACCGTCAATGACGGCGGCGCCCTCGGTGGTTCCGGGCGAATCGGCGCGTTGACCGCCAACAGTGGCGGCCGCGTGGCGCCGGGCAATTCCATCGGCACGTTGAACGTGGCCGGTGACGTGAGCTTTGCGCCGGGTTCGACTTACGCCGTGGAGTTGTCTCCCACCGGCAGCGACCGCATCGTCGCCGGCGGCACCGCGTCCATCAACGGCGCCACCGTGAGCCTATCGCTGGAAAACAGCCCGACCTTGCTCAGCACCACCGAGGCCAGAAGCCTGCTCGGCCAGCAGTACGACATTCTGCAAGCAGCCGGCGGCATTCAGGGTCGGTTCGGTGCGGTGCTGCCGGATTACCTGTTTATCGGTGGCCGCCTGGCCTACAGCGACAACGGTATTGGCTTGAATGTCGAGCGCAACGGGACATCCTTTGCCAGTGTCGGCCAGACCCCGAATCAGCGCGCCGTGGGCGCCGCCGTGGAAGGCATGGGGGCGGGCAATTCCGTGTACGAAAGCCTTCTTTTGTCGGCCACCGCCAGTGACGCCCAACAAGCCTTTCAACAGTTGAGCGGTGAAATCTACCCGGCCCTTGGCTCGGTGCTGATCAACGACAGTCGGCAATTGCGCGACGCCATCGGCGAACGCCTGCACGATGCCCAAGCCACGCAAAACAACGGCTGGATCAAGGCGTTGGGCGCGTGGGGCAGCACCGATTCGCGCCAGGACACCGCCAGTTACAGCACCTCCATTGGTGGCTTGCTGGCCGGTGTCGACGGCGCGCTGGACCAGCAAACCCGCATCGGTCTGGTCACCGGTTACAGCGACAGTTCGCTGAGCATGGGCTCGGGCACGCATTCCTCGGCCAAGGTCGACAGCTATCACCTCGGCGCCTACGCCGGACACGACATCGGTGCCTGGCGTCTGAGCACCGGCGCCGCTTACAGCTGGCATCGCGCCGATGTGAAACGTGATTTGCAGTACGGCGACTTCAGCGCCAGGCAGAAAGCCAAGGTCGATGCCGCCACCACTCAGGTATTCGGCGAGGCAGCTTATCGGCTGAACCTGCAACCGCTGGCCCTGGAGCCGTTCGCCAACCTGGCCTACGTACACCTCGACACCGACGGCTTCACCGAGAAGGGCGACGCCGCCGCGCTGGACAGCGGCGACGATCAGCGCGACGCAGTGTTGAGCACCCTCGGCGTGCGGGCGATCAAGACCTTTGACCTGCCGTCTGCGCAGAAGCTGGAAGTGAGCGGCCATCTGGGCTGGCAGCACAGCCTGACCGACATCAACTCCGAACAGCATTTGCGCTTCGCCAGCGGCAGTACGCCGTACACGGTCGAAAGCTCGCCACTGGTGCGCGACGCTGCGCAGCTCGGCGTGCAGGCCAGCCTGGCGCTGACCCGCGACATGCGGATCAACCTCGATTACACCGGGCAACTGGCCAGCCGCGAGAAGCAGCACGGTGTGGGCCTGAGCCTGAACTGGCAGTTCTGACTCACCGAGAGATGATCGTTCCCACGCTCCCGCGTGGGAATGCAGACCGTGACGCTCCGCGTCACTGGACGCGGAGCGTCCCTAGAGGCATTCCCACGCAGAGCGTGGGAACGATCACGTCAACGATCACTTCAATAGACGGATTTTTCGCAACATCACTAAGGAAGGTCGCCGGATGAAAAACAACAACACACCCGCGCAATCGGGTGGATGCTTTCGCCTGAAAACTCTCAATTTCGCTTTGCTCTGCGCGCTGGCCACCTGGGGCAGCGCACACGCCGCGCCCTACGTGGAAAGCGGCCGGTCAGGGGATCCGGGCAGTTGGCGCAGCGCCGAATTCCAGGCCGACTGGGGCCTGGGCGCCATCGGTGCGGATTACGCCTACGCCGCCGGCTACACCGGCAAAGGCGTGAAACTGGGAATTTTCGACCAGCCGGTCTACGCCGCGCATCCGGAGTTTTCCGGTAGCAACAAGGTCGTCACCCTGGTTACCTCGGGGATCCGCGAATACACCGACCCGTACATCCCGGTCAAAGCCGGGGACGCGTTCCGCTATGACGGTTCGCCCTCGGTCGGTTCCGACGGCAAGCTCGGCGCCCACGGCACCCACGTCGGCGGTATTGCCGCCGGCAGCCGTGACGGCGGGCCGATGCATGGTGTGGCGTTCGGCGCGCAGATCATCAGCGCCGACAACGGCGACCCGGGCCCGGAAGACGGCATCGTGCTCGGCAATGACGGCGCGGTGTACAAGGCCGGCTGGGATGCGCTGATCGCCAGCGGCGCACGGATCATCAACAACAGCTGGGGCATCGGCATCACCGACCGCTTCGACCTCGGCGGCCGTGACCCGGCGTATCCGCATTTCACCGTCAACGACGCGCAAGTGCAGTTCAACGAAATCCGCACACTGCTGGGCACCAGACCCGGCGGCGCCTACGACGGCGCAATCGCTGCCGCACGCAGCGGAATCGTGACGATTTTCGCAGCGGGCAACGACTACAACCTGAACAACCCGGACGCCATTGCCGGCCTCGGTTATTTCGTGCCGGATATCGCGCCGAACTGGATCACCGTCGCCGCCCTGCAAAAGAACCCGGATCTGGCCAGTGCCAATCCGTACATCATGAGTACGTTCTCTTCGCGTTGCGGCTACACCGCGAGTTTCTGCGTCTCGGCACCGGGTACGAAAATCTTCAGCTCGATCATCGAAGGCACCAACGCCGATAACCTGACCACCGGCTACAAGAACTACAACGGCACCTCGATGGCCGCGCCGCACGTGGCCGGCTCCATCGCCGTGCTGATGGAGCGCTTCCCGTACATGTCCGGCGATCAGGTCGCCAGCGTATTGCGCACCACTGCGACCGACCTCGGCGCACCGGGCATCGACGCCCTGTATGGCTGGGGCATGATCAACTTGCGCAAGGGCATCGACGGCCCGGCGATGTTCGTCACCGAGCAGGACATTCCCGAAGAGTTCCGCATCCAGGGCGCTTACGGTTCCGGCCAGTTCGTGGCCGATCTGCCGGGCATCGGCGCGATCATCGATGCGGGCAAGCCCACCGAGCGCGTGTGCAACGACATCACCTGCGGGCTCGACACCTGGCGCAACGACATCTCCGGCCATGGCGGTCTGACCAAGCAAGGCATCGGCACTCTGGTGCTGACCGGCAACAACACCTACAGCGGCCCGACTCTGGTCAATCAGGGTCGACTGGCAATCAATGGCTCGCTGCAATCGGCGGTGACGGTCAATGACGGCGGTATTCTCGGCGGTAACGGCCGGATCGCCGCGCTGACCGCCAACCGCGGCGGCACCGTGGCGCCGGGCAATTCCATCGGCACCCTGAACGTGGCCGGTGATGTGACCTTCGCGCCGGGTTCGACCTATGCGGTGGAAGTGTCGCCGACCAGCAGCGACCGCATCGTCGCCGGCGGCAAAGCGGTGATCGAAGGCGCAACCGTGACCATGTCGCTGGAAAACAGCCCGACGCTGTTGACCACGGGCGAAGTGAAAAGCCTGCTCGGCACCCGGTTCAACATCTTGCAGGCAGCGGGCGGGATTGAAGGTCAGTTCGGACAAGTGTTGCCCGACTACGCGTTCCTCGGCGGTACCCTGGCTTACTCGGCGAGCGGTGTGCAACTGGACGTCGGACGTAACGGCGCCTCGTTCGCCAGCGTTGGCCTGACCCCGAACCAGCGCGCGGTCGGTGCTGCCGCCGAGCGCCTCGGCGCCGGCAATGCGTTGTTCGAAACCCTGTTGCTGTTGCCGTCGGCGGCCGCTGCGCAGGATGCCTTCCAGCAACTGTCCGGCGAGATTCACCCGGCCATCGGCACGCTGCTGATCAACGACAGCCGCTACCTGCGCGATGCCGTGGGCGAACGTCTGCGTGAACGGGATGTGTTTGATGCCAATGCACCAACCGACGATCGCAGCAATGCCTGGGTCAAAGTGCTGGGTTCATGGGGCAAGAGCGATGGCGGATCGAAATACGCCGATTCCACCAGCTCCATCGGCGGCCTGCTGGCCGGCGTCGACGGCTTGATCGCTGAAGATACCCGTCTGGGTTTCGTTACCGGTTATAGCGACAGCTCGTTGAGCATGGGCGAGGGGACGCATTCGTCCGCGTCGGTCGATAGCTATCACTTGGGTGCATACCTGGGACATCAGATCGATGCGCTGCGTCTGACCGTCGGTGCGGCCTACAGCTGGCATCGCATCGACGTCAAACGTGACCTGCAGTTCGGCGGCGTCAGCGGCAAACAGAAAACCAAGCGCGATGCGACCACCGCGCAAGTGTTCACCGAAGCGGCCTACGACCTGGGCCTGCAACCGATGAACCTGGAGCCGTTCGCCAATCTGGCCTACGTGCACCTCGACAGCGACAGCTTCACCGAGAAGGGTGATGCCGCCGCACTGAAAGGCGGTGAAGACAACCGCGACGTGGTGTTGTCGACCCTCGGTGTGCGGGCCAAACGTACCTTTGCCCTGTCGGAGAAACACCAGCTGGAACTGGGCGCAAGCCTGGGCTGGCAGCACAACTTGAGCAGCGTGGACTCCGACAGTCACTTGGCTTTCGTCAATGGCAACAGTGCGTTCACCGTGCAAAGTGTGTCGATGGATCGGGATGCAGCGGTGGTCGGCGTGCGCGCCGGGCTGGCGCTCAATCGCGATGTCCGGGTCAACCTGGACTACAACGGGCTGATCGGCTCCAACGAAAAGGATCACGGTGTGGGCCTGACGCTGGACTGGCAGTTCTAGGGTGTAACGGCAGTTCTTCAGAGAACTGCCGTTTTTGAAAGGAAGAGAGAGCACAACATGGGACTGTTCGATTACAAAAATGCCGACGGCAAAGCGCTGTACAGCGATGCCATCGCCCTGACGCTGTATGCCTACACGCCGACCGGGCAGGCTTTGCCCGGCACCGGCTGGAAGCCGATCGGCGCCACGGCGCTGGGCTATCAGGGCAAGGTCGGGGA
Protein-coding sequences here:
- a CDS encoding type I secretion system permease/ATPase — translated: MNMAKAPATAPLFKALGDYKSILISVGCFTALINVLMLVPSIYMLQVYDRVLSSQNETTLAMLSLMVVGFFAFIGLLEVVRSFIVIRIGSQLERRFNLRVYQAAFERNLFKGEGNAGQSLGDLTHIRQFVTGPALFAFFDAPWFPVYLFVIYLFNVWLGVLATAGALLLIALACLNEYMTKKPLGEAAGYSQKSSQLATSHLHNAETIQAMGMLGALRKRWFQVHSRFLGLQNQASDTGAVISSLSKTLRLCLQSLVLGLGALLVIKGDMTAGMMIAGSILMGRVLSPIDQLIAVWKQWSGAKLAYRRLDALLQAFPPSDDAMALPAPKGQITFEQVSAGPPGQRAATLHMVNFNLAAGEVLGVLGASGSGKSTLARVLVGVWPALGGTVRLDGADIHRWNRDQLGPYIGYLPQDIELFSGSIAENIARFSEADPQKVVAAAQQAGVHELILRMPQGYDTQLGEDGSGLSGGQKQRVALARALYGNPSLVVLDEPNSNLDTVGEAALSSAIVQLKAQGTTVVLVTHRSSVLAQADKLLVLNDGRLQAFGPSHDVLKALSGNPPGNSPQQSEKPAQAPAGLSMSRQYQPTTRNSGV
- a CDS encoding HlyD family type I secretion periplasmic adaptor subunit, with translation MSSANMNTQNEVTMEHAYITERPERDAKFFARMGWILALVGAGSFFTWAALAPLDQGIPVQGTVVVSGKRKAVQSMSSGVVSRILVREGEIVKQGQPLFRLDQTQVAADVQSLQAQYRMAWASLARWQAERDNLKQVTFPAELSDNADPRLALVLEGQRQLFSSRREAFAREQAALRASIEGATAQLAGMRRARTDLNAQADSLQQQLSNLQPLADNGYIPRNRLMEYQRQLSQVQQQLAENTGESGRVEQGILESRLKLQQHGEEYQKEVRTQLADAQLKSVTLSEQLTSAGFDLQHSEILATADGVAVNLGVHTEGAVVRQGETLLEIVPQGTRLEVEGHLPINLIDKVGTHLPVDILFTAFNQSKTPRVPGEVSLISADQMVDEKTGVPYYVLRSSVSDQAMEKLNGLVIKPGMPAEMFVRTGERSLLNYLFKPLLDRAGSALTEE
- a CDS encoding TolC family outer membrane protein, which translates into the protein MFGCMNKLSMLAAAFALLAGNSAVAAMGPFEIYEQALRNDPVFLGAIKERDAGLENRAIGRAGLLPKLGYNYNKGRNSSKATSLDERARNRTDDRNYSSYGSSLTLQQPLLDYEAYAAYRKGVAQSLFADENFRGKSQELLVRVLDNYTKALFAQDQIDIAQAKKKAYEQQFQQNEHMFKQGEGTRTDILEAESRYELATAEEIEARNEQDAALRELGALVGVPAVDISDLAPLDQNFQTFALMPANYDTWHELAISNNPNLASQRQAVEVARYEVERNRAGHLPKVSAYATMRQNESESGNTYNQRYETNTIGFEVSVPLYAGGGVSASTRQASRTMEQAEYELDGKTRETLIELRRQFSACLSGVSKLRAYQKALTSAEALVVSTRQSILGGERTNLDALNAEQQLFTTRRDLAQARYDYLMAWTKLHYYAGTLSEQDLARVDEAFGQGPRTQ
- a CDS encoding autotransporter serine protease, producing the protein MDVRIKPISVGTLLLVISANPAQAQYLDAGKPGDPASWRSAEFLRDWGLGRMQADQAYAVGITGKGVKIGALDSGFDAAHPEFASDRYHPVLASGSYLDGSLFNVNGTLNPNNDSHGTHVVGTMGASRDGTGMHGVAYNAQIYVGNTNKNDSFLFGPNPDPRYFKAVYDALADAGVRAINNSWGSQPPDVSYRTLADLHAAYAQHWNKGTWLDAAADVSRRGVINVFSAGNSGYPNASVRSALPYFQPDLEGHWLAVSGLDQSNQQKYNQCGIAKYWCITTPGAKIDSTIPDGGYAIKSGTSMAAPHATGALALVMERYPYMNNQQALEVLLTTATQLDGSVTDAPTERVGWGVANLYRAMRGPGQLLGAFDANLAAGQSDVWSNDISDKALIQRQSEDLAEHSAWQQTLQSKGWQNGLPAGATQQDQTDYAVGMAHDAAASTRVYQGSLIKSGDGRLILTGNNSYRGPTTVNGGLLTVNGSLTSAVTVNDGGALGGSGRIGALTANSGGRVAPGNSIGTLNVAGDVSFAPGSTYAVELSPTGSDRIVAGGTASINGATVSLSLENSPTLLSTTEARSLLGQQYDILQAAGGIQGRFGAVLPDYLFIGGRLAYSDNGIGLNVERNGTSFASVGQTPNQRAVGAAVEGMGAGNSVYESLLLSATASDAQQAFQQLSGEIYPALGSVLINDSRQLRDAIGERLHDAQATQNNGWIKALGAWGSTDSRQDTASYSTSIGGLLAGVDGALDQQTRIGLVTGYSDSSLSMGSGTHSSAKVDSYHLGAYAGHDIGAWRLSTGAAYSWHRADVKRDLQYGDFSARQKAKVDAATTQVFGEAAYRLNLQPLALEPFANLAYVHLDTDGFTEKGDAAALDSGDDQRDAVLSTLGVRAIKTFDLPSAQKLEVSGHLGWQHSLTDINSEQHLRFASGSTPYTVESSPLVRDAAQLGVQASLALTRDMRINLDYTGQLASREKQHGVGLSLNWQF
- a CDS encoding autotransporter serine protease, translated to MKNNNTPAQSGGCFRLKTLNFALLCALATWGSAHAAPYVESGRSGDPGSWRSAEFQADWGLGAIGADYAYAAGYTGKGVKLGIFDQPVYAAHPEFSGSNKVVTLVTSGIREYTDPYIPVKAGDAFRYDGSPSVGSDGKLGAHGTHVGGIAAGSRDGGPMHGVAFGAQIISADNGDPGPEDGIVLGNDGAVYKAGWDALIASGARIINNSWGIGITDRFDLGGRDPAYPHFTVNDAQVQFNEIRTLLGTRPGGAYDGAIAAARSGIVTIFAAGNDYNLNNPDAIAGLGYFVPDIAPNWITVAALQKNPDLASANPYIMSTFSSRCGYTASFCVSAPGTKIFSSIIEGTNADNLTTGYKNYNGTSMAAPHVAGSIAVLMERFPYMSGDQVASVLRTTATDLGAPGIDALYGWGMINLRKGIDGPAMFVTEQDIPEEFRIQGAYGSGQFVADLPGIGAIIDAGKPTERVCNDITCGLDTWRNDISGHGGLTKQGIGTLVLTGNNTYSGPTLVNQGRLAINGSLQSAVTVNDGGILGGNGRIAALTANRGGTVAPGNSIGTLNVAGDVTFAPGSTYAVEVSPTSSDRIVAGGKAVIEGATVTMSLENSPTLLTTGEVKSLLGTRFNILQAAGGIEGQFGQVLPDYAFLGGTLAYSASGVQLDVGRNGASFASVGLTPNQRAVGAAAERLGAGNALFETLLLLPSAAAAQDAFQQLSGEIHPAIGTLLINDSRYLRDAVGERLRERDVFDANAPTDDRSNAWVKVLGSWGKSDGGSKYADSTSSIGGLLAGVDGLIAEDTRLGFVTGYSDSSLSMGEGTHSSASVDSYHLGAYLGHQIDALRLTVGAAYSWHRIDVKRDLQFGGVSGKQKTKRDATTAQVFTEAAYDLGLQPMNLEPFANLAYVHLDSDSFTEKGDAAALKGGEDNRDVVLSTLGVRAKRTFALSEKHQLELGASLGWQHNLSSVDSDSHLAFVNGNSAFTVQSVSMDRDAAVVGVRAGLALNRDVRVNLDYNGLIGSNEKDHGVGLTLDWQF